In the Klebsiella aerogenes KCTC 2190 genome, one interval contains:
- the gcvP gene encoding aminomethyl-transferring glycine dehydrogenase: MTQTLSQLENRDAFIERHIGSDAQQQQEMLKTVGADSLNALIGQIVPQDIQLATPPQVGDATTEFAALAELKAIAGRNKRFKSYIGMGYTAVQLPPVIQRNMLENPGWYTAYTPYQPEVSQGRLESLLNFQQVTLDLTGLDIASASLLDEATAAAEAMAMAKRVSKLKNANRFFVAADVHPQTLDVVRTRAETFGFDVIVDDADKVLDHQDVFGVLLQQVGTTGEIHDYSKLIAELKARKVIVSVAADFMALVLLTAPGKQGADIVFGSAQRFGVPMGYGGPHAAFFAAKDEFKRSMPGRIIGVSKDAAGNTALRMAMQTREQHIRREKANSNICTSQVLLANIASLYAVFHGPAGLKRIAGRIHRLTDILADGLQKKGLKLRHAHYFDTLCVEVADKAAVLARAEALQINLRSDIHGAVGITLDEATTREDVLNLFRAIVGDDHGLDIDTLDKDVALDSRSIPAAMLRDDAILTHPVFNRYHSETEMMRYMHALERKDLALNQAMIPLGSCTMKLNAAAEMIPITWPEFAELHPFCPVEQAEGYHQMIAQLSDWLVKLTGYDAVCMQPNSGAQGEYAGLLAIRHYHESRNEGHRDICLIPSSAHGTNPASAQMAGMQVVVVACDKNGNIDLADLREKAEQAGANLSCIMVTYPSTHGVYEETIREVCEIVHQFGGQVYLDGANMNAQVGITSPGFIGADVSHLNLHKTFCIPHGGGGPGMGPIGVKAHLAPFVPGHSVVQIEGMLTRQGAVSAAPFGSASILPISWMYIRMMGAEGLKQASQNAILNANYIATRLKDAYPVLYTGRDGRVAHECILDIRPLKEETGISELDIAKRLIDFGFHAPTMSFPVAGTLMVEPTESESKVELDRFIDAMLAIRAEIDRVKAGEWPLEDNPLVNAPHTQGELVSEWNHPYSRELAVFPAGLHNKYWPTVKRLDDVYGDRNLFCSCVPMSEYQ; the protein is encoded by the coding sequence ATGACTCAGACTTTAAGTCAGCTTGAAAACCGCGACGCCTTTATTGAACGTCACATTGGCTCGGACGCTCAGCAGCAGCAAGAGATGCTGAAGACCGTCGGCGCGGATTCGCTTAACGCCCTGATTGGCCAGATTGTGCCGCAGGATATCCAGCTGGCGACCCCACCACAGGTGGGCGACGCGACTACAGAATTCGCCGCGCTGGCGGAGCTGAAGGCGATCGCCGGTCGCAACAAGCGCTTCAAGTCTTACATCGGCATGGGCTACACCGCCGTGCAACTGCCGCCGGTCATTCAGCGCAACATGCTGGAAAACCCGGGCTGGTACACCGCCTATACCCCTTACCAACCGGAAGTATCCCAGGGCCGTCTGGAATCGCTGCTCAACTTCCAGCAGGTCACTCTGGATCTGACCGGGTTGGATATCGCTTCCGCTTCGCTGCTTGATGAAGCCACCGCCGCCGCCGAAGCGATGGCGATGGCCAAACGCGTGAGCAAACTGAAGAACGCCAACCGCTTCTTCGTTGCCGCTGACGTTCATCCACAAACCCTGGATGTGGTTCGCACCCGTGCGGAAACCTTTGGCTTCGACGTGATTGTCGATGACGCCGACAAAGTGCTCGATCACCAGGATGTTTTTGGCGTGCTGCTGCAGCAGGTTGGCACCACCGGTGAAATCCACGATTACAGTAAACTGATCGCCGAGCTGAAAGCGCGCAAAGTGATTGTCAGCGTCGCCGCCGACTTTATGGCGCTGGTGCTGCTGACGGCGCCGGGCAAGCAGGGCGCCGATATTGTCTTCGGCTCCGCTCAACGTTTCGGCGTGCCGATGGGCTATGGCGGCCCGCACGCGGCCTTCTTCGCGGCGAAAGATGAATTCAAACGCTCCATGCCGGGCCGTATTATCGGCGTATCGAAAGATGCGGCGGGTAATACCGCGCTGCGCATGGCGATGCAGACTCGCGAGCAGCATATCCGCCGCGAGAAAGCGAACTCCAACATTTGTACCTCGCAGGTTCTGCTGGCCAACATCGCCAGCCTGTACGCGGTTTTCCACGGCCCGGCGGGCCTGAAACGTATCGCTGGCCGCATTCATCGCCTGACCGACATTCTGGCCGACGGCCTGCAGAAGAAAGGGCTGAAGCTGCGCCATGCTCACTACTTCGACACCCTTTGCGTCGAAGTGGCGGATAAAGCTGCGGTGCTGGCGCGTGCCGAAGCGCTGCAGATTAACCTGCGTAGCGATATTCACGGCGCGGTTGGCATTACGCTCGATGAAGCGACCACCCGCGAAGATGTGCTGAACCTGTTCCGCGCCATCGTTGGCGACGATCACGGTCTGGATATCGATACCCTGGATAAAGACGTGGCGCTGGATAGCCGTTCGATCCCGGCGGCGATGCTGCGCGACGATGCGATTCTCACCCATCCGGTGTTTAACCGCTACCATAGCGAAACCGAGATGATGCGCTACATGCACGCGCTGGAGCGTAAAGATCTGGCGCTGAACCAGGCGATGATCCCGCTGGGCTCCTGCACCATGAAACTGAACGCCGCGGCGGAGATGATCCCGATCACCTGGCCGGAATTTGCCGAGCTGCACCCGTTCTGCCCGGTCGAGCAGGCGGAAGGTTATCATCAGATGATCGCCCAGCTTTCAGACTGGCTGGTGAAACTGACCGGCTATGACGCCGTCTGTATGCAGCCGAACTCCGGCGCGCAGGGCGAGTATGCTGGCCTGCTGGCGATTCGCCACTATCACGAGAGCCGCAACGAAGGCCATCGCGATATCTGCCTGATCCCAAGCTCCGCGCACGGCACTAACCCGGCTTCCGCGCAGATGGCGGGTATGCAGGTAGTGGTCGTTGCCTGCGATAAAAACGGCAACATCGATCTTGCCGATCTGCGTGAAAAAGCAGAGCAGGCAGGGGCGAATCTCTCCTGCATCATGGTCACCTATCCGTCGACCCACGGCGTGTATGAAGAGACCATCCGTGAAGTGTGCGAGATAGTGCATCAATTCGGCGGCCAGGTTTACCTCGATGGCGCCAACATGAACGCCCAGGTCGGGATCACTTCTCCGGGCTTTATCGGCGCTGACGTTTCGCACCTCAACCTGCATAAAACCTTCTGCATTCCGCACGGCGGCGGCGGTCCGGGTATGGGCCCTATCGGCGTGAAAGCGCACCTGGCGCCGTTTGTACCGGGCCACAGCGTGGTACAGATTGAAGGCATGCTGACCCGTCAGGGCGCGGTTTCCGCCGCGCCGTTCGGCAGCGCTTCCATTCTGCCGATCAGTTGGATGTATATCCGCATGATGGGCGCGGAAGGGCTGAAACAGGCGAGCCAGAACGCGATTCTCAACGCCAACTATATCGCTACTCGTCTGAAAGATGCTTATCCGGTGCTGTATACCGGCCGCGACGGTCGCGTGGCGCACGAATGTATTCTCGATATTCGTCCGCTGAAAGAAGAGACCGGCATTAGCGAGCTGGATATTGCTAAGCGCCTGATCGACTTTGGTTTCCATGCGCCGACCATGTCCTTCCCGGTTGCCGGGACGCTGATGGTTGAGCCGACGGAATCGGAAAGCAAGGTAGAGCTGGACCGCTTTATTGACGCCATGCTGGCGATCCGCGCGGAAATCGATCGCGTTAAAGCCGGTGAATGGCCGCTGGAAGATAACCCGCTGGTCAACGCGCCGCACACCCAGGGCGAGCTGGTGAGCGAGTGGAACCATCCGTACAGCCGCGAGCTGGCGGTATTCCCGGCTGGGTTGCACAACAAGTACTGGCCAACGGTGAAACGCCTGGATGACGTGTATGGCGACCGTAACCTGTTCTGCTCCTGTGTGCCGATGAGCGAATACCAGTAA
- the gcvH gene encoding glycine cleavage system protein GcvH, translated as MSNVPAELKYSKEHEWLRKEADGTYTVGITEHAQELLGDMVFVDLPEVGATVEAGADCAVAESVKAASDIYAPISGEIVAVNEELNDSPELVNSDPYADGWIFKIKASDEAQVAALLDATAYEALLEDE; from the coding sequence ATGAGCAACGTACCAGCAGAACTGAAATACAGCAAAGAACACGAGTGGCTGCGTAAAGAAGCGGACGGCACCTATACCGTCGGGATCACCGAGCACGCGCAGGAGCTGCTTGGCGACATGGTTTTCGTTGACCTGCCGGAAGTGGGCGCCACCGTTGAAGCGGGCGCCGATTGCGCCGTTGCCGAATCCGTGAAAGCGGCTTCCGATATCTACGCGCCGATTAGCGGTGAAATCGTTGCCGTCAACGAAGAGCTGAACGACTCTCCGGAACTGGTCAACAGCGACCCGTATGCCGACGGCTGGATCTTCAAAATCAAAGCCAGCGACGAAGCGCAGGTTGCCGCGCTGCTGGATGCGACAGCCTATGAAGCTCTGTTAGAAGACGAATAA
- the gcvT gene encoding glycine cleavage system aminomethyltransferase GcvT: MAQQTPLYEQHTLCGARMVDFHGWMMPLHYGSQIDEHHAVRGDAGMFDVSHMTIVDFHGSRIREFLRYLLANDVAKLTTPGKALYTGMLTASAGVIDDLIVYFLSEDYFRLVVNSATREKDLAWISEQAEPYGLEITVRDDLSLIAVQGPQAKAKAATLFTDAQRQAVEGMKPFFGVQAGDLFIATTGYTGEAGYEIAMPNEQAADFWRGLLDAGVKPCGLGARDTLRLEAGMNLYGQEMDEGVSPLAANMGWTIAWEPADRNFIGREALEMQREKGTEQLVGLVMTEKGVLRGGLPVRFTDSDGNQKEGIITSGTFSPTLGYSIALARVPAGIGDTAVVQIRNREMPVKVTKPGFVRNGKAIV; the protein is encoded by the coding sequence ATGGCTCAACAGACTCCGTTGTATGAACAACACACGCTGTGCGGTGCTCGCATGGTGGATTTCCATGGCTGGATGATGCCGCTGCATTACGGGTCCCAGATTGATGAGCACCACGCGGTGCGCGGCGATGCAGGGATGTTCGATGTGTCGCATATGACCATCGTCGATTTCCACGGCAGCCGGATCAGAGAGTTCTTGCGCTATTTGCTGGCAAACGATGTGGCGAAGCTTACCACCCCAGGCAAAGCGCTCTACACCGGCATGCTAACCGCTTCCGCCGGCGTCATCGATGACCTGATTGTTTATTTCCTTTCTGAAGATTATTTCCGCCTCGTTGTTAACTCCGCCACTCGTGAAAAAGACCTCGCCTGGATTTCCGAACAAGCCGAACCTTACGGTCTTGAAATCACCGTTCGCGACGATCTGTCGCTGATCGCGGTGCAGGGTCCGCAGGCGAAAGCGAAGGCGGCGACGCTGTTCACCGACGCTCAGCGCCAGGCCGTGGAAGGCATGAAGCCGTTCTTCGGCGTACAGGCCGGCGACCTGTTTATCGCCACCACCGGTTATACCGGCGAAGCGGGTTATGAAATCGCTATGCCGAACGAGCAGGCGGCGGATTTCTGGCGCGGTCTGCTGGACGCCGGCGTTAAGCCTTGCGGTCTTGGCGCGCGCGACACCCTGCGCCTGGAAGCCGGGATGAATCTGTACGGCCAGGAGATGGACGAAGGCGTCTCGCCGCTGGCGGCGAACATGGGCTGGACTATCGCCTGGGAGCCCGCCGATCGTAACTTCATCGGCCGCGAAGCGCTGGAAATGCAGCGCGAAAAAGGCACCGAGCAGTTGGTTGGCCTGGTGATGACCGAGAAAGGCGTCCTGCGCGGCGGCCTGCCGGTACGTTTTACCGATAGCGACGGTAATCAAAAAGAAGGCATTATCACCAGCGGCACCTTCTCGCCGACGCTGGGCTACAGCATCGCGCTGGCTCGCGTACCGGCCGGGATTGGCGACACCGCGGTGGTGCAAATTCGTAACCGTGAAATGCCGGTAAAAGTGACTAAACCTGGTTTTGTACGCAATGGCAAAGCCATTGTGTGA
- the ubiI gene encoding FAD-dependent 2-octaprenylphenol hydroxylase, producing the protein MQSVDVAIVGGGMVGLAVACGLQGSGLRVAVLEQAAPQPLDADAPPALRVSAINAASEKLLDKLGVWSEIIAQRASCYHGMEVWDKDSFGRISFDDQSMGFSHLGHIIENAVVHHALWQKAQRCADVTLLAPAQLQQVAWGENEAFLSLQDGSMLTARLVVGADGANSWLRNKADIPLTFWDYRHHALVATIRTTEPHQAVARQAFHGEGILAFLPLSDPHLCSIVWSLSPEEAQRMQQADAAAFNQALNIAFDNRLGLCQLESDRQVFPLTGRYARQFAAHRLALVGDAAHTIHPLAGQGVNLGFMDAAELIDELKRLHAQGKDIGQHLYLRRYERSRKHSAALMLAGMQGFREMFSGSHPAKKFLRDMGLKLADSLPGVKPQLIRQAMGLNDLPAWLR; encoded by the coding sequence GTGCAAAGTGTTGATGTTGCCATTGTTGGCGGCGGAATGGTGGGACTGGCGGTAGCCTGTGGTTTACAGGGCAGCGGCCTGCGCGTCGCGGTGCTGGAACAAGCGGCGCCGCAGCCTCTTGACGCCGATGCGCCGCCGGCGCTGCGCGTTTCGGCTATTAATGCCGCCAGCGAAAAGTTACTGGATAAGCTGGGCGTCTGGAGCGAAATCATCGCCCAGCGCGCCAGCTGCTATCACGGCATGGAAGTGTGGGACAAAGATAGCTTTGGCCGCATTAGCTTCGATGACCAGAGCATGGGCTTTAGCCATCTGGGCCATATTATTGAAAATGCCGTGGTGCATCACGCGCTGTGGCAGAAGGCGCAGCGCTGTGCTGACGTTACCCTGCTGGCGCCTGCGCAACTGCAGCAGGTAGCGTGGGGCGAAAACGAAGCCTTTCTGAGCCTGCAGGACGGCAGCATGCTGACCGCGCGGCTGGTGGTCGGCGCCGATGGCGCCAATTCGTGGCTGCGTAATAAAGCCGATATTCCGCTGACCTTCTGGGACTATCGCCATCATGCGCTGGTGGCGACGATACGTACCACCGAGCCGCATCAGGCTGTGGCGCGTCAGGCGTTCCACGGCGAGGGGATTCTGGCCTTCCTGCCGCTTAGCGATCCGCATCTGTGCTCGATCGTCTGGTCGCTGTCGCCGGAGGAGGCGCAGCGAATGCAGCAGGCCGATGCAGCCGCGTTTAACCAGGCGCTGAATATCGCTTTTGATAATCGCCTTGGTCTTTGCCAGCTTGAGAGCGATCGGCAGGTTTTCCCGCTGACCGGACGCTACGCGCGTCAGTTCGCCGCCCATCGTCTGGCGCTGGTTGGCGATGCCGCCCACACTATTCATCCGCTGGCCGGGCAGGGGGTGAACCTTGGCTTTATGGACGCCGCCGAGCTTATCGACGAGCTGAAGCGCCTGCATGCGCAGGGTAAAGATATCGGTCAGCATTTGTACCTGCGCCGCTATGAGCGCAGCCGCAAGCACAGTGCCGCGCTGATGCTGGCGGGTATGCAGGGGTTCCGCGAAATGTTTTCCGGCAGCCATCCGGCTAAGAAATTCCTGCGCGATATGGGGCTCAAACTGGCCGATTCGCTGCCTGGCGTAAAACCACAGTTGATTCGCCAGGCGATGGGCCTCAACGATCTCCCCGCCTGGTTACGTTAA
- the ubiH gene encoding 2-octaprenyl-6-methoxyphenyl hydroxylase, producing the protein MSVLIVGGGMTGATLALAISRLTGGALPVHLIEAQDPASSRHPGFDDRAIALAAGTCQQLARIGIWQNLAKRATPIQRVHVSDRGHAGFVNLAAADYGLSALGQVVELHDVGQRLFSLLREAPGVTLHCPAKVEAVNRSQDSVSLTLDSGETINGKLLVAADGSRSSLGARCGISWQQQPYEQLAIIANVSTALPHEGRAFERFTEHGPLAMLPMSQGRCSLVWCHPQSRRDEVLSWSDERFCQQLQQAFGWRLGRITHAGKRSVYPLALTTAIRSVSHRLALVGNAAQTLHPIAGQGFNLGLRDVMSLAEMLADAHALGEDVGNYSLLCRYQARRADDKAATIGVTDGLVHLFANRWAPLVAGRNVGLMAMELFTPARDALAQRTLGWVPR; encoded by the coding sequence ATGAGCGTGCTGATTGTCGGCGGCGGGATGACCGGCGCGACGCTCGCGCTGGCCATCTCCCGTTTGACCGGCGGTGCGCTGCCGGTTCATCTGATTGAAGCGCAGGATCCGGCGTCGTCACGCCACCCAGGTTTTGACGATCGGGCGATCGCCCTGGCTGCGGGCACCTGCCAGCAGCTGGCGCGCATCGGTATCTGGCAGAACCTTGCTAAACGAGCGACGCCTATCCAGCGGGTACACGTCAGCGACCGCGGCCATGCCGGTTTTGTAAACCTGGCGGCGGCCGATTACGGCCTGTCGGCGCTGGGGCAGGTGGTTGAACTCCACGATGTCGGCCAGCGGCTGTTTAGCCTGCTGCGCGAGGCGCCGGGCGTCACCCTGCACTGTCCGGCGAAAGTGGAAGCGGTCAACCGCAGCCAGGACAGCGTCAGCCTCACCCTCGATAGCGGCGAAACGATCAACGGTAAGCTGCTGGTGGCGGCAGATGGTTCGCGTTCGTCGCTGGGCGCCCGCTGCGGCATTAGCTGGCAGCAGCAGCCCTATGAGCAACTGGCGATTATCGCCAACGTTAGCACCGCGTTGCCGCACGAAGGCCGCGCCTTCGAGCGCTTTACCGAGCACGGTCCGCTGGCGATGCTGCCGATGTCGCAAGGGCGCTGTTCGCTGGTGTGGTGCCATCCGCAGTCGCGGCGCGACGAGGTGCTGAGCTGGTCTGACGAACGTTTTTGCCAACAATTACAGCAGGCGTTCGGCTGGCGGCTTGGGCGCATTACCCATGCCGGTAAGCGTAGTGTTTATCCGCTGGCGTTAACCACCGCTATCCGTTCGGTGTCGCACCGTCTGGCGCTGGTCGGCAACGCGGCGCAGACATTACACCCGATCGCCGGGCAGGGCTTTAATCTCGGTCTGCGCGACGTGATGAGCCTGGCTGAAATGCTTGCCGACGCCCATGCGCTCGGCGAGGATGTGGGCAATTATTCTCTGCTGTGCCGCTACCAGGCGCGGCGAGCGGATGATAAAGCCGCCACCATCGGCGTGACCGATGGGCTGGTGCATCTCTTTGCCAACCGTTGGGCGCCGCTGGTGGCGGGGCGCAACGTCGGTCTGATGGCGATGGAATTATTTACCCCGGCGCGCGATGCGCTGGCGCAGCGTACCCTCGGTTGGGTTCCCCGTTAA
- the pepP gene encoding Xaa-Pro aminopeptidase translates to MTQQEFLSRRQALLAQMQPGSAALIFAAPEAVRSADSEYPYRQNSDFWYFTGFNEPEALLVLIKSDETHNHSVLFNRVRDLTAEIWFGRRLGQDAAPGKLGVDRALAFSEINQQLYQLLNGLDAIYFAQGEYAYADEIVFNALEKLRKGSRQNLQAPNSVIDWRPVVHEMRLFKSAEELEVMRRAGEISALAHTRAMEKCRPGMFEYQLEGEILHEFNRHGARFPSYNTIVGGGENACILHYTENESELRDGDLVLIDAGCEYRGYAGDITRTFPVNGKFSKPQREIYDIVLESLETALELYRPGTSIYEVNQEVVRIMINGLVRLGILKGEIDELIANNAHRPYFMHGLSHWLGLDVHDVGNYDTDRSRVLEPGMVLTVEPGLYIATDADVPAQYRGIGIRIEDDIVITEDGNENLTASVVKKADEIEALMAAARQS, encoded by the coding sequence ATGACACAGCAGGAGTTTCTTTCTCGTCGCCAGGCATTATTGGCGCAGATGCAGCCGGGCAGCGCGGCGCTGATTTTTGCCGCGCCGGAAGCGGTACGCAGCGCAGATTCGGAATATCCCTACCGGCAGAACAGCGATTTTTGGTACTTCACCGGCTTCAACGAACCGGAAGCGCTGCTGGTGCTGATCAAAAGCGATGAAACGCACAATCATAGCGTGCTGTTTAACCGCGTTCGCGATCTGACGGCGGAAATCTGGTTTGGCCGCCGTCTGGGCCAGGATGCCGCGCCGGGTAAACTCGGCGTCGATCGCGCGCTGGCGTTTAGCGAAATCAACCAGCAGCTGTATCAACTGCTCAACGGCCTGGACGCTATCTATTTTGCCCAGGGCGAATATGCCTATGCCGATGAAATTGTGTTTAACGCCCTCGAAAAACTGCGTAAAGGTTCACGTCAGAACCTGCAGGCGCCGAACTCCGTCATCGACTGGCGGCCTGTGGTGCATGAAATGCGCCTGTTCAAATCCGCGGAAGAGCTGGAAGTGATGCGCCGCGCCGGTGAAATTTCCGCCCTTGCCCATACCCGGGCGATGGAAAAATGCCGCCCGGGCATGTTCGAATATCAGCTGGAAGGCGAAATTCTCCACGAATTCAACCGCCACGGCGCGCGTTTCCCGTCTTATAACACCATCGTTGGCGGCGGCGAAAACGCCTGCATCCTGCACTACACCGAAAACGAATCCGAACTGCGTGATGGCGATTTAGTGCTGATTGACGCCGGCTGTGAATACCGCGGCTATGCGGGCGATATCACCCGCACCTTCCCGGTTAACGGTAAATTCAGCAAACCGCAGCGTGAAATCTACGACATCGTGCTGGAATCGCTGGAAACCGCGCTGGAGCTGTATCGTCCGGGTACCTCCATTTATGAGGTTAATCAGGAAGTGGTGCGCATTATGATTAACGGCCTGGTGCGGCTGGGGATCCTGAAAGGCGAGATTGACGAGCTTATCGCCAACAACGCCCACCGTCCTTACTTCATGCATGGCCTGAGCCACTGGTTGGGTCTGGATGTGCACGATGTCGGTAATTACGACACCGACCGTTCGCGCGTGCTGGAACCGGGAATGGTGTTGACCGTCGAGCCGGGGCTGTATATCGCCACCGACGCCGACGTACCGGCCCAATATCGCGGCATCGGCATTCGTATTGAAGATGACATCGTGATTACCGAAGATGGCAACGAAAATCTCACCGCCAGCGTGGTGAAGAAGGCGGATGAGATCGAGGCGCTGATGGCGGCGGCGCGCCAGTCATGA
- a CDS encoding YecA family protein: protein MSIQNEMPGYNDVDQLLNQQGVGLTPAEMHGLISGILCGGNTDSSWQPLVHDLTNEGLAFGHELAQALRSMHSATSDSLEDDGFLFQLYMPEGDNVSVFDRADALAGWVNHFLLGLGVTQPKLDKVKDETGEAIDDLRNIAQLGYDEDEDQEELEMSLEEIIEYVRVAALLCHDTFARQQPTAPEVRKPTLH, encoded by the coding sequence ATGTCTATACAGAACGAAATGCCTGGTTACAACGATGTAGACCAGTTACTGAACCAACAAGGGGTGGGATTAACCCCGGCCGAAATGCACGGTTTGATAAGCGGCATCCTTTGCGGCGGCAACACCGACAGCAGCTGGCAGCCGCTGGTGCATGACCTGACCAACGAAGGCCTTGCCTTTGGTCATGAACTGGCCCAGGCGCTGCGTAGCATGCATTCCGCCACCAGCGATTCGCTGGAAGATGATGGTTTCCTGTTCCAGCTGTATATGCCGGAAGGCGACAACGTCAGCGTTTTCGACCGCGCCGACGCGCTGGCGGGTTGGGTAAACCATTTCCTGCTCGGCCTTGGCGTGACCCAGCCGAAGCTGGATAAAGTGAAGGATGAGACCGGCGAAGCCATCGATGATCTGCGTAACATTGCGCAACTCGGCTACGACGAAGATGAAGACCAGGAAGAGCTGGAAATGTCTCTCGAAGAGATTATTGAGTACGTACGCGTCGCCGCGTTACTGTGCCACGATACCTTCGCGCGCCAGCAGCCAACCGCACCGGAAGTACGCAAGCCAACGTTACACTAA
- the zapA gene encoding cell division protein ZapA, which yields MSAQPVDLQIFGRSLRVNCPPEQRDALNQAAEDLNQRLQDLKERTRVTNTEQLVFIAALNISYELTQEKAKTRDYASSMEQRIRMLQQTIEQALLEQGRISERPGSKFE from the coding sequence ATGTCTGCACAACCCGTAGATCTCCAAATTTTTGGCCGTTCACTGCGAGTGAATTGCCCGCCTGAACAAAGGGATGCCCTGAATCAGGCAGCTGAAGACCTTAATCAGCGGTTGCAAGATTTAAAAGAACGCACTAGAGTCACAAATACTGAGCAGCTGGTCTTCATCGCCGCGTTGAACATCAGCTATGAGTTGACTCAGGAAAAAGCGAAGACCCGCGACTACGCCTCCAGTATGGAACAGCGCATTCGCATGCTTCAGCAGACCATCGAACAGGCATTGCTTGAGCAAGGTCGCATAAGCGAAAGACCGGGGTCGAAGTTTGAATAA
- a CDS encoding 5-formyltetrahydrofolate cyclo-ligase — protein MTIQPDIPLSRQQIRQQIRERRRALSAEQQQRFALQAAERMMAYPPVVLAHTVALFLSFDGELDTQPLIEQLWRAGKRVYLPVLHPFSPGNLLFLHYHPQSQLIFNRLKIYEPRLDVRDVLPLAELDVLITPLVAFDASGQRLGMGGGFYDRTLQNWRQYRLQPVGYAHDCQQVGTLPSEQWDIPLPAVITPGKTWRW, from the coding sequence ATGACTATACAGCCCGATATCCCGCTCTCCAGACAGCAAATTCGCCAGCAGATCCGCGAGCGTAGACGCGCGCTTAGCGCCGAACAGCAGCAGCGCTTCGCCCTGCAGGCCGCTGAACGAATGATGGCGTATCCGCCCGTCGTTCTCGCTCATACCGTGGCGCTGTTCCTCTCCTTCGACGGCGAGCTGGACACCCAACCGCTGATTGAGCAATTGTGGCGGGCGGGCAAGCGGGTTTATCTGCCGGTACTGCATCCGTTTAGCCCCGGCAATCTGCTGTTTTTACATTACCATCCGCAAAGCCAGCTGATTTTTAATCGCCTGAAGATTTACGAACCCAGGCTCGACGTGCGCGATGTCCTGCCGCTGGCCGAGCTCGATGTGTTGATTACCCCGCTGGTCGCCTTCGATGCCAGCGGTCAACGCCTGGGGATGGGCGGCGGTTTCTATGATCGTACTTTACAGAACTGGCGGCAGTATCGCCTGCAGCCGGTAGGCTACGCCCACGACTGCCAGCAGGTGGGTACGCTGCCGAGCGAACAGTGGGATATACCGCTGCCGGCGGTGATTACGCCAGGTAAAACCTGGCGCTGGTAG